Proteins found in one Diorhabda carinulata isolate Delta chromosome 11, icDioCari1.1, whole genome shotgun sequence genomic segment:
- the LOC130899240 gene encoding uncharacterized protein LOC130899240 isoform X1, whose translation MATRKKKSVVSQRQLYRRMAEANLAPVSQNCYNTSLIVNNDSNESSNSVFFAGSMCESENDTCSSRDLDFNVNSPNENLLFNDATLYNHLTSYSSNVPPNDLFSNEPPPSDLHSKLSNWAASRYVRRTVVTHLLHYLHHLKSLVQSPNKPLQQINRRLKEIEMTVYEKHDSTSPDDEHFCKCELSHFLGPTPNFSCKQYKKLHYKDFIFSIASYSEANCFCLTLEGLVFKIENVVDNNGAVFILGRRFQDYRSFYKYPVDSKEFIQNLSEYIELLHCHKVFSKCIVFPFKQEWLSFSLLHH comes from the coding sequence ATGGCAAcccgtaagaaaaaaagtgttgttagtcAAAGACAACTCTACAGAAGGATGGCAGAAGCAAATTTAGCACCTGTGAGTCAGAATTGTTATAATACatctttaatagttaataatgattccaatgaatcatcaaattccgttttttttGCTGGTTCAAtgtgtgaaagtgaaaatgacaCCTGTTCCTCAagagatttagattttaatgtaaactcgcctaatgaaaatttgctcTTCAATGATGCGACGTTATACAACCATTTGACTTCCTATTCCAGTAACGTGCCCCCtaacgatttattttctaatgaaccgCCGCCTAGCGATTTGCATTCGAAATTGTCAAACTGGGCAGCTTCAAGGTACGTTCGACGTACAGTAGTTACTCATCTCTTGCATTATCTCCACCATTTAAAATCGTTAGTTCAGTCTCCGAATAAACCGTTACAACAGATTAATAGAcgcttaaaagaaattgaaatgacagtgtacgaaaaacatgactctacttcacctgatgatGAACACTTCTGTAAATGTGAATTGTCCCATTTCTTAGGACCAACGCCAAATTTCTCTTGCAAGCAGTataaaaagcttcattataaagattttattttttctattgcatcatattcagaagcaaattgtttttgtcttaccttagaaggactggttttcaaaatagaaaatgtagtggataataatggagcagtttttatattaggtaGGAGGTTTCAGGATTAccgttcattttacaaataccctgtcgactcaaaagaatttatacaaaatttatcagagtatatcgagttattgcactgccacaaagttttttcgaaatgtattgtttttcctttcaagcaggaatggttgtcattttcattattgcatcattag
- the LOC130899240 gene encoding uncharacterized protein LOC130899240 isoform X2 yields the protein MADGSKKLFGGLSAYLSTFGGRDFTGHTNRILNFLFIYSLATNWNFCGKRGEKKAFKNLNVKDVIIGAVRKSSPLVSQKEIEDTIKVWLKHAPEKLKKQQHGNP from the exons ATGGCGGACGGCAGCAAAAAGTTGTTTGGCGGTTTG tcggcatatctatcgacttttggagggagagattttactggacatacaaaccgcattttaaattttttgttcatttattctcttgcaactaattggaatttttgtggcaaacgaggtgagaaaaaggcttttaaaaacttaaacgtaaaggatgtgattattg gtgCTGTAAGAAAAAGCTCCCCTCTAGTCAgtcagaaagaaatagaagataccatcaaggtgtggttgaaacatgcaccagagaaattgaaaaagcagcaGCATGGCAAcccgtaa
- the LOC130899241 gene encoding luc7-like protein 3 isoform X2: MTIRDTTFLTEVMDTIASFKDSKGSPPDKILDRIISQRKTPLKNPSLRVKKALKNGLESGLLKEINGKFKLGLGSKDYAIFKNFRTLGGRDLPFKEFRRRGRRRPSRRRRRSKRRRRSEFFDVDDIVLNPETHEGSPFLKLTTSSILPIKEIRGRGRRSRSRRRRSRRRGRRRSDALIDSEITAELMDRSRRRRRKARRRKRRGRRRALDDREESARSSDSGKISKASSEEKPKSAKSGNGDRNTLEKRDIEPEGNRINENVSGHCIHGFHHDDGHYGHSPHFEREYYD; encoded by the exons ATGACGATACGCGATACAACTTTTCTAACAGAAGTAATGGACACCATTGCTAGTTTCAAGGACTCGAAAGGTTCACCTCCCGATAAGATACTCGATCGTATCATTTCGCAGAGGAAAACTCCATTGAAGAACCCATCTTTGCGCGTTAAGAAGGCTCTAAAAAACGGTTTGGAAAGCGGtcttttgaaagaaattaatgGGAAATTCAAATTAG GTCTCGGTTCAAAAGACTATgccatatttaaaaatttcagaaCGCTAGGAGGCAGAGATCTCCCGTTCAAAGAATTTCGCAGGAGAGGTAGACGTCGACCAAGTAGACGCCGTAGACGTAGTAAGAGAAGACGTAGAAGTGAATTTTTCGACGTGGACGATATTGTACTCAACCCAGAAA CTCACGAAGGTTCGCCTTTTCTAAAATTGACTACGAGCTCCATACTGCCGATTAAGGAAATCCGCGGACGCGGACGTCGTAGTAGGAGTAGAAGGAGACGTAGTAGACGAAGAGGAAGAAGACGAAGTGATGCTTTGATTGATAGCGAGA TAACTGCTGAATTGATGGATCGAAGTAGACGGAGGCGCCGGAAGGCGAGAAGGCGAAAACGTCGCGGACGACGACGGGCATTGGATGATAGAGAAGAAAGCGCTAGGAGTTCGGATTCTGGAAAAATTTCGAAAGCGTCGTCAGAAGAGAAGCCAAAATCTGCTAAAAGTGGAAATGGTGATAGAAATACACTCGAAAAACGAGATATAg AACCGGAAGGAAATCGAATCAACGAGAACGTAAGCGGCCATTGCATTCACGGTTTTCATCACGATGACGGTCATTATGGACATTCGCCACATTTCGAAAGGGAATACTATGATTAG
- the LOC130899241 gene encoding luc7-like protein 3 isoform X1: protein MTIRDTTFLTEVMDTIASFKDSKGSPPDKILDRIISQRKTPLKNPSLRVKKALKNGLESGLLKEINGKFKLGLGSKDYAIFKNFRTLGGRDLPFKEFRRRGRRRPSRRRRRSKRRRRSEFFDVDDIVLNPETHEGSPFLKLTTSSILPIKEIRGRGRRSRSRRRRSRRRGRRRSDALIDSEITAELMDRSRRRRRKARRRKRRGRRRALDDREESARSSDSGKISKASSEEKPKSAKSGNGDRNTLEKRDIVAEPEGNRINENVSGHCIHGFHHDDGHYGHSPHFEREYYD from the exons ATGACGATACGCGATACAACTTTTCTAACAGAAGTAATGGACACCATTGCTAGTTTCAAGGACTCGAAAGGTTCACCTCCCGATAAGATACTCGATCGTATCATTTCGCAGAGGAAAACTCCATTGAAGAACCCATCTTTGCGCGTTAAGAAGGCTCTAAAAAACGGTTTGGAAAGCGGtcttttgaaagaaattaatgGGAAATTCAAATTAG GTCTCGGTTCAAAAGACTATgccatatttaaaaatttcagaaCGCTAGGAGGCAGAGATCTCCCGTTCAAAGAATTTCGCAGGAGAGGTAGACGTCGACCAAGTAGACGCCGTAGACGTAGTAAGAGAAGACGTAGAAGTGAATTTTTCGACGTGGACGATATTGTACTCAACCCAGAAA CTCACGAAGGTTCGCCTTTTCTAAAATTGACTACGAGCTCCATACTGCCGATTAAGGAAATCCGCGGACGCGGACGTCGTAGTAGGAGTAGAAGGAGACGTAGTAGACGAAGAGGAAGAAGACGAAGTGATGCTTTGATTGATAGCGAGA TAACTGCTGAATTGATGGATCGAAGTAGACGGAGGCGCCGGAAGGCGAGAAGGCGAAAACGTCGCGGACGACGACGGGCATTGGATGATAGAGAAGAAAGCGCTAGGAGTTCGGATTCTGGAAAAATTTCGAAAGCGTCGTCAGAAGAGAAGCCAAAATCTGCTAAAAGTGGAAATGGTGATAGAAATACACTCGAAAAACGAGATATAg TTGCAGAACCGGAAGGAAATCGAATCAACGAGAACGTAAGCGGCCATTGCATTCACGGTTTTCATCACGATGACGGTCATTATGGACATTCGCCACATTTCGAAAGGGAATACTATGATTAG